GAGAAGATGACATATTGATGATTGGCTCGAATGATAGTGAAGTAGATGTCCAATCTCCATCAACcagcaaaatgtataataaaaaaatagaaaactcCTTTGAATCAaatgagaataataatttaagaaacaaCCGTCCTTACTCACCTACTatacgtaaaaaattaaaaactaaaaacaacaaaactgAAACatcatttgaaaacaaattgatttcttatttacataatagacCAAAAGAAGAAACTGACCCtgacatattatttctattatcatTGTTGCCACAAATTAAACAACTCTCACAGGacaaaaaaactcaattatttatttattttttaaatggcaTTCAACAAATAAGtcatatttctaataatttacaaacagaTTTTCATTCTTCACATTCCCAAGGTTATTCCCCAAGTCCCTCACAGACACCATTAAACGTACTAACTGATCCATCTCCTATTTCACaccatacattaaataatattaattctccTTATCAGTATCCTATGTTTGCTTCTATGCCACAGCATTATATgcaaaacaatcaaaatatacaattttctcAGTCTACCTATTCTTCTGTAAATCTCCCCCAAA
The nucleotide sequence above comes from Aphis gossypii isolate Hap1 unplaced genomic scaffold, ASM2018417v2 Contig00698, whole genome shotgun sequence. Encoded proteins:
- the LOC126555067 gene encoding probable serine/threonine-protein kinase yakA; translation: MFDTELFIIEVNKEESIWNMKSKLYHDRVEKHVSWRRVGKVMFNDFENLTEKEKDVKVLDLQKKWKNLKDNFRRKCITKSGMAAKNAKCYTYAKVLEFLRPTMENRKTESNISSESSNEEHSDQDNEREDDILMIGSNDSEVDVQSPSTSKMYNKKIENSFESNENNNLRNNRPYSPTIRKKLKTKNNKTETSFENKLISYLHNRPKEETDPDILFLLSLLPQIKQLSQDKKTQLFIYFLNGIQQISHISNNLQTDFHSSHSQGYSPSPSQTPLNVLTDPSPISHHTLNNINSPYQYPMFASMPQHYMQNNQNIQFSQSTYSSVNLPQNQPSTQTHHNNLPSYHEHVN